CGTCATCCAGTCCTTCGGCAGGACCGCCGTGTCCGGTCCGACGCCTTGAGCGTAGTAGCCATAGGTCTCGTGGAACGCCGAACCTTCGCCGATGGCGCCGTCGATCATGTCCGCGAGTTCCGGCGCCTGGAGCGGATAGATGTCCGCTTCCATGGAGACGGTGAAGACGTCTTCGGGCTGCGCTGTCGTGCCGAGGATCGACTGGCTCCCCAGGATCACGAATTCGTACTGGTCCGTGATGTCGCCGCTCGCGCGGATGATGTGTTCCAGCTCCTGTCGCGTCATGCAGTCTCTCCCGACTATTCCGGCGGAGTGCCGATGTCCGAGTCGAGGATGACGCCGTTCTTGAGTTCGTTCACTTGCCTCAAGATGCGTTGTCGCACCTCCTCCGGGAGGAGGGTGACCAGAGGAGATGTCTGTCGAAGCTGTTGCGCGCGCCGCGTGGCGCCCAGCACCTTCCGCCAGGTGCCGTCGCGAAGGATGTCCTGCCACTCGCGCCACAACGTTGCCGAACGGGCGTCGCCCGAAGAGAGCCAACGGTCGACAGTGGCTTCGGCCTTTTGAATTAGCGCCGGATCGGCCTTGACCCGACGCACGGCCTCCTGATGAAGCGCAATGCTCTGCAGGTCCTGGAGTCGATGCTTCGCATTGCTGGCAGCGACTTCCACGCGCACAGCCGGCGCCTCTCGCCGCGATCTCGCGGCCGCTGAATCCGCGGGAGGGGGCTGCAGGATGTCGCCAGCGAGCAAGGCGAGTTCACGACTGACCCCCAGTACCGACATCACGCGCAGATAGGTGCCTATCGACGTCGCCGGATCTCCGGTCTCCACGGCCCGCAGGGTGTTGCGCGTGATGCCCACCTGCGCGGCCATGTCGACCGTGCCGAGGCCTTGCGATTTGCGAAGTCGGCGAAGTCGTTCACCGAGCTGGAGCAGCAACTGGCGATCGAGAACCTCGTGGGCTTGATGGACGCTCATTTGGTCAACATATTAACCAAAACACGGAATTTTGGTCATTTTGCTGATCAAGCGATCAAACATCAACTCACCGCAGCACGCCCTTCCCCAACCACTGCCCCCAGATCTTCATCGTCACGCGCTGATCCGAGAGCCCGGGGTACTCGGCCATGGTCTTGCGCAGCGCTGTCTCGTCGGTGCCGCGCGAGAACACGACCTCGCCGATGGGGCCCTCTTCCAGCGAATACCAGGCCCCGATGACGCCCTCGTCGAGCGCGCGTTGCAGGAAGATCGGGACCGCGTCCTTGTCCTTCGCCTCCGCGCGGGTGAACAGCACGATGCGGTTCTCCTCGATCCCGTTCGGATCGATGCCGGTGTGGTGAAGCGCCTGGTGCACCGTCGCCGGCTGGGCGTTGACCACCATGTAGCCTTCTCGGATGTACTGGTCGGGCTCGAAGTAGCTCAGCAGGATCTGCCGGTTGGGCGCCTTCACCACGACGATCCCGCGCTTCTGCTTCAACGGGTCGCGCATCGGCCCGGCGGCGAAGAGCTTCTCGTCGGCGAAGAGCCGCTTGAAGTTTTCCAGGTGCCCGGTCTGCATGGCCGCGACGGCGGCCTTGTCGTCGGGCACCGGCTTGCCGGTCTCCAGGAAGATGAACCAGTACTGTTCGGCTGCGATCATGGACGGACGGGTCTGTGCACGGGCCGGCAGCGCCGCCAGCGCGGATAACGCAGGGACGGCGGCCGCCGTGGCGATCAGGGAACGTCGTTGCATCGGAGTCTCCTTTGTCGTTCACCGGGCCGTCGGACGGACCCCGGCATCGACCAATGACTCTACTCCCGGCCGCCGCCCGTGCCGAGCACCTGCAGCGAACGCAGCATCAGCCGGCTGCTGGTGACGTTGGTGGCGCAGGCGACGTTGTGGACGTCGCAGGCGCGGACCAGCGCATTGATGTCGGGTTCATGCGGCTGCGGCGTCATCGGGTCGCGCAGGAAGACGACCGCATCCACCAGCCCGACCGCCAGCCGCGCGCCGATCTGCAGGTCGCCGCCGTGCGGTCCGGACAGCATGCGCTCGACCGTCAGGCCGACCTCGGCCGCCAGGCGCGAGCCGGTCGTGCCGGTCGCCACCAGGTCGCAGCCGCCGAGGAAACCGGCGAACTCGGTGGCGAGCATCACCATCTCGTCCTTCTTGCCGTCGTGGGCGATCAGGGCGATGCGCAGGCGCGCGGGCGCGGCGGGCGCCGCCGTAGAACCGGGAACGGGAGCGGTGGAGGCAGTCATGCCCGTGATCGTAGGCCCGCAGGAACGGTGCGCGAGTTACCGACGCGGTTCTTTCTGCGTCGCCAGCGGCACGTTGCCGACGCCGCGGTTCATCGCGTTGAGCAGGTCACCGTTGTCCTGGCTGAGTTCCCAGGCGAAGACGCCCGCCAACCCCTGGTCGCGCACGAACTGACCCTTGGCGAGCACGGCGCGCGGATCGTCGTAGCCCATCCAGAGCTTCTGCTTGGGATTGAACAGCGACCACGACTGCGTCACCGGATCCCAGACGGACTGGTAGCCCGCGCGGCCGTTGCCCTTCGCATCGAGGATGCGGCCGGCCATCTCGCGATAGCCCTGCGCGCCCTCGCCGCCGGGATAAGCCCCGGTCTTCGCCGTACCCGCTTTCGTCTCGCTCACGCCCGTGAAGCCGCGGCCGTACATCGCGACGCCAGCCACCAGCTTCGAACGCGGCACGCCGGCCTTCTCCAGGTTGGCCACCGCGCGCTCCAGGCTGTCGTCCGCCTGCGGCGACGACGCGCGCAGCGTCGTGTGATGCCCTGCCACCGGCGACCACATGCCGTAGAAGTCGTAGGTCATCATGAAGACGAGATCCAACGGCTTGGACGCGTCCTTGAAGTTGATCTTGCCGACGATCGAATCCATCGGATTCACCGCCGTCGTCAGCAGGTAGGGACGGCCCGTCTCCGCGGTCAGCGCGTCCAGCGCCTTGCGCAGGTCGGCCATCAGTTCCGCATAGGACTGGCCGTCCTGCGGACTGCCGAGCTGCACGCCGTTGGCGGCTCCGTTGTTGCCGGGGTGCTCCCAGTCGATGTCGATGCCGTCGAAGCCCGGATGGTCCCGCAGGAACTGCTGCGCCGAGGCCGCGAACACCGCGCGCTTCGCCGGATCGCCGACCAGGTGGAAGATGGGATCCGACCCGCCCCAGCCACCCACCGACGCGACGATCTTCAGGTGCGGCGCACGCTGCTTGTAGCGTTGGAACGCGGTGTTGAAGCGCGCATCGATCAGGCCGGTGCCGATCTCGAAATCCTTCTTGCCGACGCACTTGGCGGCGTCCTTCTCCAACTGGCCGGGACCGCACAGGCGCAGGAAGGCGTAGAGCACGTGCGTGAGGTTCTGCGGCGGGATGCGCTCGATCAGTTCGACGGGCTCCCAGTTCGGCACGTAGATGCCGACGATCTTGCCGCCGGTGCGCTCGAACTCGACCGGCTTCGCGCCGAAGAGCGCGTATCCCGGCGATGCCGCCAGCGCACCCGCCTTGGCCGCCGACCTGGCATCACCCTTGGACTCGGCGGCCGGCGTCGCGGCGATCGCAGCCGAAGCAGCAATGGCGCCCAGCGCTGCGATCGCGGCAGTCAGCGGGCTCGGGATGCGGGACAGGACTCGAACGGACATGCGGGGCCTCCAATGGACGCCGCAGCTTAGCGGATCGAGTCGAAAATTAACACCAGTCAAATACCAATTCGACCGATGCGTGGGTTTCAGAGAAACCTTTATGGAGCCACTTCCCCCTATGGCGCCACGTCGACCCGAAGCTGCAGTTCCCGGAGCTTCTGCACCTCCGCGTCCCGCGTGCTGTAGGTGTTGCGGTTGGCGCTCGAGGTCACGCTGCCCGTTCGCGCGATCGTGACCCAGATGCCGAGCGGCGCCTGGACGGTGCTGAGGACGTCGGTGCTGGGACGCTGCTGGCCGTCGGGCAGCGAGGTGCCGTACGCGCCGCCCTGCGGCATCTGCGCCTGGTCGGAGGCGCGGACCTCGACGTCCACCGGGCTGCGTCCGCCCGGCCACTTCGGTCGCACGACGATGCCGCGCACGCGCTCGGCCATGCCTTGGCGCGGCACGACGACGACGCGATCGCGCTCGCGCTCGCGCTCGCCCTGTTGACGATCCATCGCGACATCGACCCATTGGATCGGCGTCGATTCGGTCATCGTGAACGAGGCCTGCGAGCCGTTGAGCACCAGCAGGCGCGGGAACAGCTGCTGGCGTTGCTCGCGGTTCTCGGTGGAGAGCGCCACGCCGCCGCGCGCCGACACGCTGCCGCCTGTGCTGACCACCGTGCTGCCGTCGCGGATGCCGGCGACCGTGGAGCCGCTGAGCTCGGACTCGACCCAGCGCATCTCGACCTGCAGGTTCTGCTTCGGGCCTTGCGCATGGGCCGGCGTCATCACGGAGGCGCCGATGCCGAGCGCGGCGGCGGCAAGAACGACGAAGCGGCGATGGGAGTTCATCGCGGCAGCATACGCCGCGAGGACGTCACTCGCGAGGCCACCAAGGATGTCAGCGGTTCAGCGCTCTGCAGCGGTCGATGTCGCAGGCGGTGGGCAGCGTCGAGCGGTACTCGACGACGCTGCCCCAGCTCTTCGGATCGCGCAGCGCGCAGCGTTCGCCCTTGCCGTTGTCGTAGTAGGACATCGTGTCGACGCAGCGCTTGGAATGCGCCATCAGGCCGAGGAAATGGCCCATCTCGTGCGAGAGCACCATCTGCAGCGTCTGGTCCGCGGGGTGCTTCGGGTTGCGCTCGCGCAGCAGCGCGAAGAGGCCGGGGCCGATCGACAGGCTGCGCGCCGTCACGTTGGCCAGCGCGAACTGGCCGCGGCTGCCGACGTCGCTCCAGAGGATCTGGATGGCGTCCTCCGGCGGCACCTGACCGCGCGGCACCGCGATGACGGCGAGCTTCAGCCCGCAGGCGGACCAGGCCTCGGCGGAGCGCTTCACCAGCGCCATCACCTGCGCTTCGTTGAACCAGGGCGGCGCGTTGTCGTGGCGGTAGGCGAATCGCAAGGAACGCGTCGTGATCGCGCGATCGCGGCCGTCGCCCCAGGTCTGCACTTCGCCGGGCAGGCATTGGGCGATTTCCTGGTCGCGCACGGAGGGGATCGTCGCAGGGGTCTTGCCCTTCTCCGGCGGGACGAGCTGCGCGTTCGCGCCAAGGGGCGTGAGCGCACCGGGCAACGCCAAGGCCATCGCGGCCAACGCACGACGCGCGCTCATGCTCATGCCCGCGAGGCCTTCAGCACGCCGCGCACGTGCGGCCACAGCAGGTTGATCGCGAGCCCGCTGATCACCAGCGCCGCCGCCATCAGCTTCCACGGCGGCAATCCTTCGCCGAGCAGCAGCGCGGAGCAGCTCATGCCGAACACGGGGACGAGCAGCGCCATCGGGACGATGGTCGCGGCGGGGTGGCGAGACAGCAGGAAGCTCCACGCGCCGTAGCCGAAGAGCGTGTTGCCGACCGACTGCCAGAGCACCGCGCCCCATGCGCCGACGCTGGCGTTCCGGATCGCCTCGCCCATCTGCGCGGGACCTTCGACGATGAAGGACAGCGCGAACAACGCGGGCGCGGCGAAGGCACTGCTCCAGACGACATAGGCCAGCATGTTCACGGCGCCGGCGCGCTTGCCGACGATGTTGCCGCTGGACCAGCACAGCGCGGCGAGCAGCACCATCCCGAGGCCGAGCACGGTGGTCGTGCCGTCGGTGTGCGAGGCGATGACGCCGATGCCGGCCGCCGCCGTAATGAGCGCGAGCCACCGGAAGCCCTGGACGCGTTCGCCGCTCATGCGCATGGCGAGCAGCAAGGTGAAGAACACCTGCGTCTGGATGACGAGCGAGGCGAGCCCCGGCGAGATCTGCGAGCGCATCGCGAGGTAGAGCAGCGCGAACTGGCCGACGCCGACAAAGGCGCCATACGCGGCGAGGTTGCGCCAGCCGACCTTCGGACGCGGCAGCAGCAGCATCGCGGGCAGCGCCGCGAAGGTGAAGCGCAGCGCCGCGAACAGCAGCGGCGGGAACGCGTTCAGGCCCCAGCGGATCACGACGAAATTGCTTCCCCAGATGGCGACCACGGACAGCGCAAGCAGGAAATGTCGGAGCGGTAGCGTCATGGCGGCCGGGGAGCGAGGGGGACCGTCGACTATGCCTGCTGGGCTCTGCGCGGACCCGGTACAGGGGATTGGGTGTGCGACCGGTACAGGACCGGCGTACTGCGTCGGCCGCTGGCCCTCACCCCCCGCCCTCTCCCGCTTGCGGGAGAGGGTGGGGGTGAGGGCCAGCGGCGGTGGAAGTGCTGAAGCCTTCTTTCGGCGAGCGCCATCAGCCCTTCGGCTTCAGATGCCCCAACGGCAACGCCCCGCCCGCCTTCACTTCCCCCAGCGAGAAGCTCGTGTGGATGTCCTTCACGTTCGGCAGGTTCAGCAGCGTGTCGATCGAGAACCGGCTGAACGCATCCAGGTCGGTGGCCATCACTTCCAGCTCGAAGGTCCCGGCGCCGCTGATGTAGTGGCAGGCGATCACCTCCGGCAGTTGCCGGATCGCCTCCTCCAGTTGCTTGGTCGCCGCGCCGTTGTTGCGGTCGGCATCGACCCGCACGAAGGCGAGCACGCCCAGGCCGAGCCGGCGCCGGTCGATCTCCGCGCGATAGCCTGTGATGAAGCCCTGCTCCTCCAGCCACCGCACCCGCCGCCAGGTCGGCGCCGCCGACAGCCCGATCCGCGCCGCCAGCTCCGCGTTGGACAGGCGCGCCTCGCGCTGCAACTCTCCCAGGATCGCCACGTGATACCGGTCGAGTTCGCCGCTTGCCGGAGCCCCGGATCCGCCCGCGTCGTCACCCCGATCGGCACTCCGGTCCACCCCCTCGTCGCCGCCCGCGGAACCCGCCGTCGCCCTCATGGTTTTCCCTGAGGCTGCGTTTTTCGATGCCATTCGAATCCCTTTCGTCATTCAGGGAAAGATTCTTGCTCAAACGACCACCGCCGGCGCAGAACTAGCAAACACTCGCCGGGCGTTGTTTCCTACACTGTTCTCTGCGTTTTCCGCGCGCCGCCATACTTGGCGCGACGGCAGCCAAGGCACACGGCCCCGCCACAAGCGGGGCCCGAGGTCAGCCACCCATCAGGAGACTCCCCGCATGAACGCCCCCTTGCCCGAACACATCCTGCGCGCCCTGGAGAAGGTCACGCTGGATGACAAATACGCACTCGACGAGGGCCGCGCCTTCATGAGCGGCGTGCAGGCGCTGGTCCGCCTGCCGATGCTGCAACGCACCCGCGACGCCATCGCCGGCCTCAACACCGCCGGCTTCATCTCGGGCTACCGCGGCTCCCCGCTGGGCGGCTACGACCAGGCCCTGATGGCCGCGAAGAAGCACCTCGCCAAGCAGCACATCGTCTTCCAGCCGGGCGTCAACGAGGAACTCGGCGCCACCGCCGTCTGGGGCACCCAGCAGCTCGCGCTCTTCCCCGAGAAGGCGAAGTTCGACGGCGTCTTCGGCATGTGGTACGGCAAGGGTCCCGGCGTGGACCGCTCCATCGACGTGTTCAAGCACGCCAACATGGCCGGCACGTCCAAGCACGGCGGCGTGATCGCCATCGCCGCGGACGACCACATCGCCAAGAGCTCCACCGCCGCCCACCAGAGCGACCACGTCTTCAAGGCCGTCGGCTTCCCGGTGTTCTTCCCGAGCAGCGTCCAGGAGATCCTGGACATGGGCCTGCACGCCTTCGCGATGAGCCGCTTCTCCGGCCTGTGGTCGGGCATGAAGACCATCCAGGAGATCGTCGAATCGTCCAGCAGCGTCAGCGTCGATCCCGACCGCGTCGAGATCCTGATGCCCGAGGACTTCCAGATGCCCCCGGGCGGCCTGCACATCCGCTGGCCGGATCCGCCGCTGGATCAAGAGGCGCGGATGATGGACCACAAGTGGTATGCCGCCCTCGCCTACGTCCGCGCCAACAAGCTCAACCACAACGTCATCGCCACGCCGCACGACCGCATCGGCCTGATCGCCTCGGGCAAGGCCTGGAACGACACCCGCCAGGCGCTGCACGACCTGGGCCTGGACGACGACACCTGCCGCCGCCTGGGCATCCGGCTGCACAAGGTCAACGTGGTGTGGCCGCTGGAAGCGACCATCACGCGCGACTTCGCCACCGGGCTGCAGGAGATCCTCGTCATCGAGGAGAAGCGCCAGATGATCGAGTACCAGCTCAAGGAAGAGCTGTACAACTGGCGTCCGGACGTGCGCCCGAACGTGCTCGGCAAGTTCGACGAGACCGACGGCGACCGCAGCGGCGGCGAGTGGAGCCACCCGAACCCGAGCAGCAACTGGCTG
This genomic stretch from Mitsuaria sp. 7 harbors:
- a CDS encoding DUF6036 family nucleotidyltransferase, which gives rise to MTRQELEHIIRASGDITDQYEFVILGSQSILGTTAQPEDVFTVSMEADIYPLQAPELADMIDGAIGEGSAFHETYGYYAQGVGPDTAVLPKDWMTRVRRVQNGNTNDRVGYCLGIVDLFLAKAAAGRDKDREFCTALFEHGYVTSDAALALTGDMPLDDASHRRLRATIRRWAQAARDAGHALPEA
- a CDS encoding helix-turn-helix transcriptional regulator — protein: MSVHQAHEVLDRQLLLQLGERLRRLRKSQGLGTVDMAAQVGITRNTLRAVETGDPATSIGTYLRVMSVLGVSRELALLAGDILQPPPADSAAARSRREAPAVRVEVAASNAKHRLQDLQSIALHQEAVRRVKADPALIQKAEATVDRWLSSGDARSATLWREWQDILRDGTWRKVLGATRRAQQLRQTSPLVTLLPEEVRQRILRQVNELKNGVILDSDIGTPPE
- a CDS encoding YciI family protein, which produces MQRRSLIATAAAVPALSALAALPARAQTRPSMIAAEQYWFIFLETGKPVPDDKAAVAAMQTGHLENFKRLFADEKLFAAGPMRDPLKQKRGIVVVKAPNRQILLSYFEPDQYIREGYMVVNAQPATVHQALHHTGIDPNGIEENRIVLFTRAEAKDKDAVPIFLQRALDEGVIGAWYSLEEGPIGEVVFSRGTDETALRKTMAEYPGLSDQRVTMKIWGQWLGKGVLR
- a CDS encoding methylglyoxal synthase, with the translated sequence MTASTAPVPGSTAAPAAPARLRIALIAHDGKKDEMVMLATEFAGFLGGCDLVATGTTGSRLAAEVGLTVERMLSGPHGGDLQIGARLAVGLVDAVVFLRDPMTPQPHEPDINALVRACDVHNVACATNVTSSRLMLRSLQVLGTGGGRE
- a CDS encoding glycoside hydrolase family 18 protein, with protein sequence MSVRVLSRIPSPLTAAIAALGAIAASAAIAATPAAESKGDARSAAKAGALAASPGYALFGAKPVEFERTGGKIVGIYVPNWEPVELIERIPPQNLTHVLYAFLRLCGPGQLEKDAAKCVGKKDFEIGTGLIDARFNTAFQRYKQRAPHLKIVASVGGWGGSDPIFHLVGDPAKRAVFAASAQQFLRDHPGFDGIDIDWEHPGNNGAANGVQLGSPQDGQSYAELMADLRKALDALTAETGRPYLLTTAVNPMDSIVGKINFKDASKPLDLVFMMTYDFYGMWSPVAGHHTTLRASSPQADDSLERAVANLEKAGVPRSKLVAGVAMYGRGFTGVSETKAGTAKTGAYPGGEGAQGYREMAGRILDAKGNGRAGYQSVWDPVTQSWSLFNPKQKLWMGYDDPRAVLAKGQFVRDQGLAGVFAWELSQDNGDLLNAMNRGVGNVPLATQKEPRR
- a CDS encoding EamA family transporter, encoding MTLPLRHFLLALSVVAIWGSNFVVIRWGLNAFPPLLFAALRFTFAALPAMLLLPRPKVGWRNLAAYGAFVGVGQFALLYLAMRSQISPGLASLVIQTQVFFTLLLAMRMSGERVQGFRWLALITAAAGIGVIASHTDGTTTVLGLGMVLLAALCWSSGNIVGKRAGAVNMLAYVVWSSAFAAPALFALSFIVEGPAQMGEAIRNASVGAWGAVLWQSVGNTLFGYGAWSFLLSRHPAATIVPMALLVPVFGMSCSALLLGEGLPPWKLMAAALVISGLAINLLWPHVRGVLKASRA
- a CDS encoding Lrp/AsnC family transcriptional regulator, whose amino-acid sequence is MRATAGSAGGDEGVDRSADRGDDAGGSGAPASGELDRYHVAILGELQREARLSNAELAARIGLSAAPTWRRVRWLEEQGFITGYRAEIDRRRLGLGVLAFVRVDADRNNGAATKQLEEAIRQLPEVIACHYISGAGTFELEVMATDLDAFSRFSIDTLLNLPNVKDIHTSFSLGEVKAGGALPLGHLKPKG